A genomic segment from Aegilops tauschii subsp. strangulata cultivar AL8/78 chromosome 1, Aet v6.0, whole genome shotgun sequence encodes:
- the LOC109760446 gene encoding gamma-tubulin complex component 4 yields MLHEFLLALLGFTGDFVLDNSSARRRPEPAEAGGAGDGDVGPAFRLAPDLTFLQPSERSAIERLISLGFYYRELNRFATESRDLSWIQSSVEVSSPNADITLNGKVRKGSAYRRAIANGIAEILSVYRSAVLQVEQNLLSDPLPILATVTHGLNKFEVLLPPLYELVMEIEQKDIKGGQLLNLLHKRCHCGVPELQSCIQRLLWHGHQVMFNQLTSWMVYGILQDQYHEFFIRRQVDRDEGNESAQSDVADKFAQKLAKDTSLTSWHSGFHVSLDMLPEYIHMRVAESILFAGKAIRVLRNPSPGATLLEPTNQSQTLKGSHRMQSFTGGPGALKELPNFSNISAEELLPQAEADKVDAMLKQLKHASEFHKRLFESAVSSIRTIAANHLWQLVVVRADLNGHLKALKDYFLLAKGDFFQCFLEESRQLMRLPPRQSTAEADLIVPFQLAALKTIGDEDKYFTRVSLRMPLFGMKSSTSQKDLQKSNTSDLSLQGKASSELALDGWHSIALEYSVDWPLQLFFTPDVLSKYRKVFQYLIRLKRTQMELEKSWTAVMHQDHVDFSDYCKDRKNSSATQLRRLRTKPFWRVREHMAFLIRNLQFYIQVDVIESQWNVLQTHVQDSHDFTELVTFHQDYLSALISQSFLDIGSVSRILDSIMKLCLQFCWSIEQYETGANMFEIDHITEEFNKKSNSLYTILRSSRLAGSQRAPFLRQFLMRLNFNSFFETTARGVMNSGRLRPGTASTQL; encoded by the exons ATGCTGCACGAGTTCCTCCTCGCCCTTCTCGGCTTCACCGGTGACTTCGTGCTCGACAActcctccgcccgccgccgccccgagccggCCGAAGCCGGTGGCGCCGGAGACGGCGACGTGGGCCCCGCCTTCCGCCTGGCGCCCGACCTCACCTTCCTCCAGCCGTCCGAGAG GAGTGCTATTGAAAGGCTCATATCTCTGGGATTTTATTACAGAGAACTGAATCGTTTTGCGACGGAGTCTCGTGATCTGAGTTGGATTCAGTCTTCTGTTGAGGTTTCATCACCTAATGCTGATATTACTCTGAACGGCAAAGTGAGAAAAGGGAGTGCATACCGGAGGGCAATTGCCAATGGTATTGCTGAGATTTTATCAGTTTATAGGTCAGCTGTTCTGCAGGTTGAGCAAAACCTGTTGTCAGATCCATTGCCTATCCTGGCGACAGTAACCCATGGGCTAAATAAG TTTGAGGTTCTTCTGCCTCCACTTTATGAGCTTGTTATGGAAATCGAGCAGAAAGACATCAAGGGAGGACAGCTTCTTAACCTGTTACATAAAAGATGCCATTGTGGGGTTCCAGAATTGCAAAGCTGCATTCAGAG GCTGCTTTGGCATGGACACCAGGTCATGTTTAACCAGCTGACTTCTTGGATGGTTTATGGTATTCTTCAAGATCAGTACCATGAATTTTTCATCAGAAG ACAGGTTGACAGGGATGAGGGGAATGAATCGGCTCAGTCTGATGTTGCTGATAAATTTGCGCAGAAATTAGCTAAAGACACATCCCTTACTAGTTGGCACTCAGGATTTCATGTATCATTG GACATGTTGCCGGAGTATATCCACATGCGAGTTGCAGAATCGATTCTATTCGCTGGCAAAGCAATAAGGGTTCTTAGAAATCCTAGTCCTGGTGCTACATTGCTGGAACCAACTAACCAAAGTCAGACATTGAAAGGATCTCATAGAATGCAAAGTTTCACGGGGGGGCCCGGTGCTCTGAAAGAGCTGCCAAACTTCTCTAACATTAGTGCAGAAGAATTATTGCCACAGGCCGAAGCAGATAAAGTTGATGCCATGCTTAAGCAGCTAAAG CATGCTTCCGAGTTTCATAAAAGGTTGTTTGAGTCTGCTGTTAGCTCAATACGTACAATTGCAGCTAATCATCTTTGGCAG TTAGTGGTTGTACGCGCTGATCTCAATGGCCACTTGAAGGCACTTAAAGATTATTTTCTTTTGGcgaaaggtgattttttccag TGTTTTCTTGAGGAAAGCCGTCAATTGATGCGCCTACCACCTCGTCAATCTACAGCTGAAGCAGATCTCATTGTCCCATTTCAGTTG GCTGCACTGAAAACTATAGGCGATGAAGACAAATACTTCACCAGGGTATCTCTAAG GATGCCACTGTTTGGTATGAAATCTAGTACATCACAGAAAGATCTTCAGAAGTCCAACACATCAGATCTTTCCTTGCAAGGAAAGGCTAGCTCAGAGTTGGCACTTGATGGTTGGCATAGTATTGCTCTGGAATATTCCGTCGATTGGCCACTACAACTCTTCTTTACTCCTGACGTTCTTTCTAA GTATCGCAAAGTTTTTCAGTATCTCATTCGGTTGAAGAGGACACAAATGGAATTGGAGAAATCCTGGACAGCTGTAATGCATCAAGATCATGTTGATTTTTCTGATTATTGCAAGGATCGGAAGAATTCCTCTGCAACACAACTGCGTCGGTTACGCACGAAGCCTTTTTGGCGAGTAAGGGAGCATATGGCTTTCTTGATCAGAAACCTACAGTTCTACATCCAG GTTGATGTAATTGAGTCACAGTGGAATGTCTTACAAACTCACGTTCAAGACTCGCATGATTTTACAGAACTAGTGACCTTTCATCAAGA CTATTTGTCGGCATTGATATCACAGTCCTTCTTGGATATAGGATCAGTTTCTAGAATACTGGACAGTATAATGAAGCTCTGCTTGCAGTTCTGCTGGAGTATCGAGCAATACGAAACAGGCGCAAACATGTTTGAGATTGATCACATAACTGAG GAGTTCAACAAGAAATCAAATTCGTTGTACACTATCCTAAGGAGTAGTCGACTTGCGGGAAGTCAGAGAGCACCTTTCCTGAGGCAGTTTCTGATGAGACTGAACTTTAACTCTTTCTTTGAG ACAACTGCGAGGGGCGTGATGAATTCGGGCAGGCTGCGGCCAGGCACAGCGAGTACCCAGCTGTAA
- the LOC109765694 gene encoding E3 ubiquitin-protein ligase IPI1 has protein sequence MGAGAEPREEEPLEAEEGSGGKEEKAAVSCSICLDAVVAASAERSMARLQCGHEFHLDCIGSAFNAKGVMQCPNCRKIEKGNWLYANGSRPSHDINMDEWAHEEDLYDVSYSEMPFRFHWCPFGRLAQLPSFFEEGESPPPVTFHDFMGQHVFPENLSVSAAPGAHPCPYVAYLHPLPSLASSSSSHVPERTMDGSAYHDHWNHLAGPSDGRPLQTVQPTDFHHNHWAHLPHSYVQSNSNNGVTEQPGVPFGSMRAARVDGDSQRRGSVVSPSYFSNGSGSRSRAPNVPPLVPQFMRAHGNINEQYTQSSSSSLFAGAHRSGGMRPAPPPPQPENPTFCLFPPGSSGHSSMDTDEAGGSRFYAWERDRFAPYPLMPVDCETSWWSSQQSHGASESTPAPAPRRLFGQWIGLGRSSPENRSPEGSSYRQMHSPRM, from the exons ATGGGGGCCGGGGCGGAGCCGAGGGAGGAGGAGCCCCTCGAGGCGGAGGAGGGCTCTGGCGGGAAGGAGGAGAAGGCGGCGGTGTCGTGCTCGATCTGCCTTGACGCGGTCGTTGCCGCCAGCGCGGAGAGGTCCATGGCGAGGCTGCAGTGCGGCCACGAGTTCCACCTCG ATTGCATTGGATCGGCATTCAATGCCAAAGGAGTTATGCAATGCCCGAACTGCCGCAAAATTGAGAAAGGGAATTGGCTGTATGCAAATGGTTCCCGCCCCTCACATGATATTAACATGGATGAGTGGGCTCATGAAGAGGACCTTTATGATGTTAGTTACTCTGAGATG CCATTTCGTTTTCATTGGTGTCCATTTGGTCGCTTAGCACAGCTTCCATCATTCTTTGA GGAAGGAGAATCACCACCCCCAGTTACTT TTCATGACTTTATGGGACAGCATGTGTTTCCGGAGAATCTATCTGTATCTGCTGCACCAGGGGCACATCCTTGCCCATATGTGGCATACTTGCATCCTCTTCCATCGCTGGCATCATCATCAAGCTCCCATGTCCCTGAGAGAACTATGGATGGTTCCGCTTATCATGATCACTGGAATCACCTGGCTGGCCCATCAGATGGTAGGCCCTTGCAAACGGTGCAACCCACTGACTTCCATCATAACCATTGGGCGCATCTGCCCCATTCCTATGTGCAATCCAACAGCAATAACGGGGTGACGGAGCAGCCAGGGGTCCCTTTTGGATCAATGAGGGCTGCAAGGGTGGATGGTGATAGCCAACGTCGAGGATCTGTTGTTTCTCCATCGTACTTCAGTAATGG ATCTGGCTCTAGATCTAGAGCTCCTAATGTTCCTCCTCTGGTACCTCAGTTCATGAGGGCACATGGCAACATCAACGAACAGTACACTCAGAGTTCATCATCCAGCCTTTTTGCTGGAGCTCATAGATCAGGAGGCATGCGACCTGCCCCTCCACCACCTCAACCGGAGAACCCAACATTTTGCCTATTCCCACCGGGTTCATCTGGCCATAGTTCAATGGATACCGATGAAGCTGGAGGAAGCCGATTCTATGCCTGGGAGCGCGATCGCTTCGCGCCGTACCCATTGATGCCGGTCGACTGCGAGACGAGCTGGTGGAGCTCACAGCAGTCCCACGGCGCATCAGAATCCACACCCGCACCTGCACCAAGGAGACTCTTTGGGCAGTGGATCGGCCTCGGCAGGTCGTCGCCCGAGAATAGATCGCCCGAGGGCTCATCGTATCGACAAATGCACTCTCCTCGGATGTAG